The region AGCCTTCGCAGTGGCATAGAAAAATCTACAATTTACTTGGCGTGGCGCATCATCCTGGAGGAAGGAAGGTGGCGGTCATGTAGAGGGGGGCAAAATCTGTAGTGACTGGAGAGGCAAATTTTTAAAAACGATCCCTTATTTGCCAACGGTTTCACAGCACCGATCACTGAACTTGGGTTAATATATTGCACTATCTTGGACAAAGACAAACTTGGAGGAACCGATAGTAAGAGATGTATATGATCTGGACTCATGCTACCACTTACTATATCTACGTAATTCGATGTACAGATTTCTCGAATTAGGACACGTGTACGCTGAGCAACTTCCCCAGTCAAAATACGATATCGGTACTTGGTGCAAAACACCAAGTGATACTTCAAATCATATAGACTATGTGCACCATGACGATATTTCATACTCTAATTAATACTAAAGTATTCGCCTAAAGGCGAGGATGTTATTCCCATCCCACCTAACGACATAAAAGGACCAATGCTGAAAAGGAGATAAAAAATGACTTGAAGGTAGAAAAATAGGTCAATAAAATTTTGTTGATGCAGTGCTCCATAGACGAAATCATAGTGATACGAACAGGAAAAAAAAGTTCTTGACTCAGGTGCAATTAGAGAACCATCCCTATTAATCTCATTCTTGGCTTACTTTACCTTCTTTTCCAAAAGGCCGACCCACAACCACAATGCCTAGCTGATCAGGCTTAAGAAGCATTTTTGCCAGCTCATTGAGCTCATTCAAGGTAATGTTTTCTATAATTTCTTGCCGTTTTTGAAAGTAATTCACATCAAACTGATAGATCTGGTACACCTTCAGATACCGCGCTACAGCGGCAGAGCTTTGAAAACGCAGTGGAAATGAGTTGATCAAATACTTTTTGGCATTTTCAAACTCTTTTTGTGTGACTCCGTGCTCTTGCAAACGCCGCCACTCAGACTTCAATAAATCTATGGCCTCTCCGGTTTGCAGATGCGATGTGCCAAGATTCCCGGCAACGAGACCACTGTGCACACGCGGATTCATCCACGATCCAACATAGTACGCATACCCCTTTTTGATGCGAATTTCTTCCATCAGCCGTGAGGTCATACCGCCCCCTAAAATATAGAGAAGGAGATCAGCTGCAACAAAATTTTTATGACCATAACGCCACCCTTTTTGAGCAAAGACAATCGTGCTTTGAGGAATATCTTGCTCAACCAAAATCGGCTCTTTCCAATTTTGTGGCTTGGTGTTAGCAACCGAAGTCACAGGTTTTCCCTGAGGTAACTTTCCAAACGCCATATCCAACAGCCTTCCAGCTTCTGTAACGCTAATCTTACCTGTAATACCAATAATAAGATCGGACTTAACCAGGTATTTTTGCAAATATGATTTGATGTCCTTTTGCTTTAGAGAGCGGACAGATGCCTCATTTCCGTAAGTGGGACGTCCATAAACATGCTCAGGAAACAATGCTTTGCTTAACGAGCGTTGCGCTAGCGCTTTTGGATCTTTTTTGATATTCGACAGGTGAGTCAACAACAAACGCCGAACATGTTCAAGAGCTTGAAGTGAAAGATTGGGTTGAGTCAGGATTAAGCCAAGCAACTGAAAGGATTCCTCTCGATTGCCATGGATAGTTTGCAGGGTGCCTGAGAAAAAATCCAAGCCTGCGTTGAAATCAATTCCTATAGCCAGGTCCTGCATCTTGGCCACCAATGCCTTTTTATCCATAGGACCTGCACCCTGCATCAACATACTTGATAACATTTCGGCGGTTCCTGACTTGCCCTTGGGATCAACGGAACTGCCTCCAGCAAAGCTAAAGCTCATGGAAATAATAGGACTTGTGGAATCGTAAGTGTACCAAGCCTTGATGCCTCCCGGACTTGTTATTTCTTGCACTTTGATAAAAGCATCAGCTTTAAACGAAAAAATGAAGAGTGACAAACAAAGAGTTAAAAACCGTGTCATGCTTACTGCACTTTCTTGGTTGGCAAAAGGATAGCCGTTACATGTTGAGGATTTTTTAAAATTTCCTGAGCCACTTGTTGTACTTGCTTCAGAGTTACTGCCTTAATGCGGTCAGGCCACATTTCAACATCATCAATCGTTAAACCCATAGCCAAGACTGATCCAATCTCTCTGGCTCCAGCAAAAGCTGGGTCCTTTTCATAATCAAGGCCTGCCAACATGCGCCGTTTAGCATCACTGACGTCTTTTTCTGTCAATACTCCAGACAAGAAATCACTCAAAACCGTATCGATTGCACGTTCTAATGTTTTAATTTTGTTGCCTGGAGTTGGTTGAGCCGCTACTAAAAATACCGAAGGACCACGGGAATCTGGATCATAAGCGACCCCTACCCAACTGGCGATTTTTTGTTCATGCACGAGTGCATTATAAAGGTAGCTTGTGGCACCCCCTCCACCTAAAATAAAACTTAAAACTTGGATTGCATATGGTTTCTTGCCATCTGTTAAAAGATTTGGTGCTGGATACAAACGCTCGAACTTTGCATGCTCCACTAAGGGACTTTGCAAGACGACACGTTGCGCCACACCTCTATGTTGCGGTTCTTGCAAATTTTTAACCCTGGGTAGGGATGCGCCTTTTGAAATCTTACCGAAATGCTTTTGTACCAAGGGCCTGACTTCTTCAACCGTAATATCTCCTGCATAAACCGCAATTGCGTTATTGGGCACATACCAAGTTTGATAAAAATTCTGTGCATCTTCTAGGGTGTATGTTTCAATCTCATGTTCCCAACCAATGACGGGCCGGCCATAAGGGTGATGCCAGAAAAATGTATTCATAGTGGCTTCACCGAGGATTGCTCCAGGCTTGTTGTCAATGCGCATGCGCCGCTCTTCCAGCACCACTTTGCGCTCAACATCCACATGTTTTGGAGAGATTGTCAGCTTGGACATTCTGCCAGCTTCAAGCTGTATTACGCGCTCCAACTGAGTTTTGGGAACATGTTGATAGTAATAGGTCAAATCTCTCGAGGTTGCCGCATTTTGATTGCCGCCCAAACGAGAAATCACTTCCGAGAATTTCCCGGCTGGAACCGCAGATTCTCCTTCGAACATCAGATGTTCTAGGAAGTGAGCCATGCCAGATTTTCCATCTGGATCGTCCATACCCCCTACTTTGTAAAAGATCGTCTGTGAGACGATGGGAACTCTAGGATTAGTAATAACCACAACCTGCAACCCGTTTTCAAGGGTAAACGTCTTGGGGTGAAATACCCCTCTAGATTCTGCCCACGCAAATTCATCTGTGAGCAGAAAGCAACATATAAAAAGGCTAAAAGCAATGCGCCAAATCAAGATGCAACCTCAACTGATTTGCTGACATCTGATTTCTGACTTCTGGTTTCTGTATCGCTGGGCAATTCTTTACCAGTCAAACGTTGATGCTCTTCCTGAGGATCAATAACTTTTCCAGGTTCCTTTCGGTCAACCGAAAGAATATCTTTGATAAAGCTATCTTGTTGTGCGCTGTCGACGCGTGCTTCCCTATTAATCGTTTCACGTATTTGTGGATCACGATCCTCAAGGGCTCCTGCCTTTTGCAGCAGGGCTATTTCACCCTTGGATTTATCAGATGTATCAACAGCAACAGTTCTTGAAACACCCGACATAATGGCGTTACGGGCTTGGTCTTTTGGTGTAGTCTCGTGTGGACGCGGGGCCCCAGGACTTGGTGTTGGCAACTCTTTCATATTCGGTGGCACGACCAGCCCCTGGCTTGGCTGCACAGTAAATTCATCCGGGGTGTTGCGTTCAAGCCCTAAAGCTTCTCGAGTTTTGTCGCACCCTGTTAAAACCAATACACTTGCACTCAAAAAAATAAAAGAAAATGATAAACGCACCATTATTTTGCAACTCCTTTTGCTCTCGTATAACCCAAAACTAAGCTGACTGCTTGGACATAAGCCATGAATCCAGCAAAATCAAACCCACACCAACCGTTACTGCACAATCAGCGATATTAAACGTTGGCCAGTGGTATCCTACAAGATAAAAATCCAAAAAATCTACCACAGCTCCAAATCTCAGTCGATCAATCAGATTTCCAACTGCGCCACCGATGATCATCCCAATTCCGCAACTCACCATGAGAGTGTCAACTTTGGCAAGCCACCATAATAGCCCTAAGACGATCAATATGGCAATGCCAGATAGAACCCACGGCATAAATTCAGCACTTGAGCTAAACATACTAAAGCTCACGCCTCGATTCCAGGCCAGCGAAAAGTCAAAAAAACCAGGAACGATAACAACCCGTTTCAGATCAGACAGGGCATCTAACACCAACCACTTTGTGACCTGATCCATTATTAAGATCACAAACGCAATAATCAACCCTAGACGTGGTGGTTTCATTGCTCGCCTCTCACGAGCCCACAGTTTTGAAAGAAGCAGAACTTTTCTGCACAATTTTTAGACACCGTTGACACAAATCCTCATAGATAGGGTGCAGCCCTACTTCACTCAGTATCTTCCAACATCGATTACACTTGTGTCCTCTTGCATCTTGTACAACAACGCCAATACCTTTCCCATCCGAACCTTGATAAGCATGTTCAGGAGAAGAGCTTGACTTCAGCAAAACAGTTGAAGCAATGGACATCTCAGCCCAATCGATACGGTAATCCACAGTTTCATTTGGGTCATAAACTTCCAGAAGTGCTTGTAGGCTGGAACCAATTTTACCGCTAGCGCGAGCCAACTCTAACGCTTCGGTCATCGTTTTGCGAATTGCTCTTAAGTTTTGAAATTTATCAGATAAATCCTCATCTTTCCAAGAACTTGAAATATCAGGAAATTTTTGCAAGTGCACACTGCTATTTTTATCACCATAACGAGCCCACCAAGCTTCTTCAGCTGTAAAGCATAAAACGGGCGCCAGCCAAGTCACTAAACAATCAAATAGATGCGTAAAGACTGTACGCATCGCTCTGCGTGTTGAATTGTCGGGTGCGTCACAGTAAAGCACATCCTTGCGGACATCAAAATAAAAGGCCGACAGATCAACTGAGCAAAAATGATGCAAAGCCGAAAAAAAGGCTTGAAATTCATAATTTTCAATGGAATCTCGCATCAGCTGATCCATCTCATGTAAGCGATGCAACACCCAGCGTTCAAGCTCCGGCATGGCTTCATAAGATACGCGCTCATGTTCTGTAAAACCCGAAAGACCCCCAATCAAATATCGAAATGTATTGCGAAGACGCCTATAGGTATCTTGCTGATACTTAAGAACTTCGGGCCCAAGGCGTAAATCTTGGGAACAATCCGAAGCCACAACCCATAGTCGGAGCATCTCAATTCCCATTTCATCAGCAATCTTTATTGGTGAGACAACATTGCCAAGTGACTTCGACATCTTACGCCCTTGCCCATCTAGAACATAGCCATGGGTAAAGATCGCCTGAGCTGGGGCCTCTCCCCTGGTGCCACATGACTCGAGCAGGGAAGATTGAAACCAACCGCGGTGTTGATCAGACCCTTCTAGATATAAATCAGCCGGCCAGGTTAGGGTTTCACGTTTTTCAAGCACAAAAACATGGGTACAGCCAGATTCAAACCAAACATCAACGATGTCCTTAACAACGTCATAATCTTCTGGGTTATATTTGGGCGCTAAGAATGCCTTTGGATCCCCTGCAAACCAAATATCAGAACCTTTTTCTCGCACAGCTTCAACAATTCGAGCGTGTATGGCCTTATCTCGCAACGGTTGACCCGTTTGCCTATTCACAAAGACGGGGATAGGCACGCCCCAAGCACGTTGCCTTGAGATACACCAGTCTGGACGATCCTGAACCATGGACTCAATCCGGCGTTGTCCCTTTGCTGGGAACCAACGTATTTTAGAAATTGCCTCCAAGGTTTTTTGACGCAGATTTTGACTTTCCATGGAGATAAACCATTGCGGCGTGGTGCGAAAAATCAAAGGCGCCTTGGATCTCCAGGAGTGCGGATACGAGTGCTGAATTTCAGTATGGTAGAGTAAGCTTCCCACATTCTCTAAAGACTCAACCACCTTAGGGTTAACCTTGAAGACGTGTTGGCCGGCAAACTCGGGAATTGAATCAACAAAAAGCCCATCATCTGTAAGAGTATGCGGAATCTCAAGGTCAAATTCACGACCAAGCTCAAAATCTTCTTGGCCATGCCCAGGAGCCGTGTGCACAAAACCAGTCCCTGTCTCAGTTGTGACATGCTTTCCTGGTAATAGGGGAACCGTGAAATCATAACCCTTATCGAACAAAGGATGCCGGCAGCTGGTCTCTTCCAGTTGCGATCCTGGAAAGGTTTCGAGAATTTTAAACTTAACCCCTGTTGCGGCACTCATATCCTCGATCAGTTCTTGAGCAAACACCAGTTTCTCGCCAACCTTTGCCAGGGAATTTTCTCCTGCAGCTTCAACGGTAGCTACCACATAAATGACCTCTTTGTGGTAAGCAACAGCCCGATTACCGGGCAGTGTCCATGGAGTCGTAGTCCAAATAACAATTGATGTGTCTTTTAGGATTGGGTTGGACGTTTGTGCGATCGGAAAGCGAACATAAATAGAAGGCGAGGTTCGATCGTGGTATTCTACCTCAGCGTCTGCCAAAGCCGTTTTTTCAACCACCGACCACATTATGGGTCTTTCGCCCCTGTAAAGACTCCCATCAAGTAAAAATTTACCGAGTTCTTCAACGATCTGTGCCTCGGCCTCTGGTACCATAGTAGTATAAGGTGTTTCCCATTCACCCATTACTCCTAAACGTTGGAATTCTTCTGATTGAATTTTAACCCAATGATCAGCAAAAGTGCGGCATTCCTGCCGGAATTTTAGAATAGACACTTCGTCCTTATTTTTCTTGGCCTTACGATATTTTTCCTCAATCTTCCATTCAATAGGCAATCCATGACAATCCCAACCAGGAACGTAAATAACCTGCTTTCCCAACATATGCTGGCAGCGATTTACGATGTCTTTCAAAACCTTGTTCATACCGGTGCCAAAATGAATGTGACCATTGGCATAAGGAGGACCATCGTGCAGAATAAACTTCTCATTCTTTTGTCGCAAATCCCGCATTTTGGAAAAGAGCTGAGTCTCTTGCCAATGCTTTAGAATTTCCGGCTCCCGCTTGGGCAAATTCGCCCGCATGGAAAAGGAAGACTTAGGAAGAAAAACGGTATCTTTATAATCGCGTGACATGTTCTTAGGGCCAATCCTAAAGTGAATAATGATTGCTTAAGGGGCAGTAAAGCATACTTGAAGGATGTTATCTAGTAACTTGAGGCTCTAGAACTTGTGCAAACGTGTCAAGTTATTCAAACCAAGCTTCATCCCCCACGAGCCTTCATCCCGGCCATCCATTCCTATACCTGAAGGAGCTGGTTGGGGAAATGGAATCCAGTTTTTTATTGTTATACTGTGGAAAAATGTCAGGCGAGAATTCCTTTGTTTTACCCTAAAGCCGCATCTCCACTGCTTTGCGTTTGACTGCTTGGGCAATTTTTTCCATTGATCGCATCTCAATTTGCCGGATACGTTCGCGGGACAGTCCAAAATCTTCAGCAATGACGGACAGTGTAACCGGTTTGTCTTTCAGGTGTCGCTCAGAAAAGATGCGTTGTTCTCTAGGGTTTAGACAACTGAGAGCGTAATCAAGGAGCTCGCGACGCTTTACCCGTTCCTGTGCATCCGCTATTTCTACTTCTTGGTTGGTGGTTTCATCTTCAAGCCAGTCTTGCCATTCGCCACCGCGCTCATCGGAGACAGGGGCGTTCAATGAATAATCTCCTGACAAACGTTGTTCCATCTCTCGGGCATCTTTTTCAGGGACATTAAGTTCTCGAGCAATAATGGTATATGTTTCCTCTTCTGAAGTGTCTATTTCAAGCTGTTCCAGGC is a window of Pseudomonadota bacterium DNA encoding:
- a CDS encoding pitrilysin family protein, whose amino-acid sequence is MTRFLTLCLSLFIFSFKADAFIKVQEITSPGGIKAWYTYDSTSPIISMSFSFAGGSSVDPKGKSGTAEMLSSMLMQGAGPMDKKALVAKMQDLAIGIDFNAGLDFFSGTLQTIHGNREESFQLLGLILTQPNLSLQALEHVRRLLLTHLSNIKKDPKALAQRSLSKALFPEHVYGRPTYGNEASVRSLKQKDIKSYLQKYLVKSDLIIGITGKISVTEAGRLLDMAFGKLPQGKPVTSVANTKPQNWKEPILVEQDIPQSTIVFAQKGWRYGHKNFVAADLLLYILGGGMTSRLMEEIRIKKGYAYYVGSWMNPRVHSGLVAGNLGTSHLQTGEAIDLLKSEWRRLQEHGVTQKEFENAKKYLINSFPLRFQSSAAVARYLKVYQIYQFDVNYFQKRQEIIENITLNELNELAKMLLKPDQLGIVVVGRPFGKEGKVSQE
- the ileS gene encoding isoleucine--tRNA ligase, which translates into the protein MSRDYKDTVFLPKSSFSMRANLPKREPEILKHWQETQLFSKMRDLRQKNEKFILHDGPPYANGHIHFGTGMNKVLKDIVNRCQHMLGKQVIYVPGWDCHGLPIEWKIEEKYRKAKKNKDEVSILKFRQECRTFADHWVKIQSEEFQRLGVMGEWETPYTTMVPEAEAQIVEELGKFLLDGSLYRGERPIMWSVVEKTALADAEVEYHDRTSPSIYVRFPIAQTSNPILKDTSIVIWTTTPWTLPGNRAVAYHKEVIYVVATVEAAGENSLAKVGEKLVFAQELIEDMSAATGVKFKILETFPGSQLEETSCRHPLFDKGYDFTVPLLPGKHVTTETGTGFVHTAPGHGQEDFELGREFDLEIPHTLTDDGLFVDSIPEFAGQHVFKVNPKVVESLENVGSLLYHTEIQHSYPHSWRSKAPLIFRTTPQWFISMESQNLRQKTLEAISKIRWFPAKGQRRIESMVQDRPDWCISRQRAWGVPIPVFVNRQTGQPLRDKAIHARIVEAVREKGSDIWFAGDPKAFLAPKYNPEDYDVVKDIVDVWFESGCTHVFVLEKRETLTWPADLYLEGSDQHRGWFQSSLLESCGTRGEAPAQAIFTHGYVLDGQGRKMSKSLGNVVSPIKIADEMGIEMLRLWVVASDCSQDLRLGPEVLKYQQDTYRRLRNTFRYLIGGLSGFTEHERVSYEAMPELERWVLHRLHEMDQLMRDSIENYEFQAFFSALHHFCSVDLSAFYFDVRKDVLYCDAPDNSTRRAMRTVFTHLFDCLVTWLAPVLCFTAEEAWWARYGDKNSSVHLQKFPDISSSWKDEDLSDKFQNLRAIRKTMTEALELARASGKIGSSLQALLEVYDPNETVDYRIDWAEMSIASTVLLKSSSSPEHAYQGSDGKGIGVVVQDARGHKCNRCWKILSEVGLHPIYEDLCQRCLKIVQKSSASFKTVGS
- a CDS encoding RNA polymerase factor sigma-32, translated to MQQKYTDSLPNYLREMHKFPMLEAEEEYRLAKLWQEKKDEKAAEKLVNSHLRLVAKIAAGYRGYGFPLNDLISEGAVGIMEGLKRFDPEKGARFSTYVSWWIHASLKEYVLKSWSLVRMGTTASQKKLFFGLRRMRRRLEQLEIDTSEEETYTIIARELNVPEKDAREMEQRLSGDYSLNAPVSDERGGEWQDWLEDETTNQEVEIADAQERVKRRELLDYALSCLNPREQRIFSERHLKDKPVTLSVIAEDFGLSRERIRQIEMRSMEKIAQAVKRKAVEMRL
- a CDS encoding DUF3035 domain-containing protein — encoded protein: MVRLSFSFIFLSASVLVLTGCDKTREALGLERNTPDEFTVQPSQGLVVPPNMKELPTPSPGAPRPHETTPKDQARNAIMSGVSRTVAVDTSDKSKGEIALLQKAGALEDRDPQIRETINREARVDSAQQDSFIKDILSVDRKEPGKVIDPQEEHQRLTGKELPSDTETRSQKSDVSKSVEVAS
- a CDS encoding pitrilysin family protein, with amino-acid sequence MIWRIAFSLFICCFLLTDEFAWAESRGVFHPKTFTLENGLQVVVITNPRVPIVSQTIFYKVGGMDDPDGKSGMAHFLEHLMFEGESAVPAGKFSEVISRLGGNQNAATSRDLTYYYQHVPKTQLERVIQLEAGRMSKLTISPKHVDVERKVVLEERRMRIDNKPGAILGEATMNTFFWHHPYGRPVIGWEHEIETYTLEDAQNFYQTWYVPNNAIAVYAGDITVEEVRPLVQKHFGKISKGASLPRVKNLQEPQHRGVAQRVVLQSPLVEHAKFERLYPAPNLLTDGKKPYAIQVLSFILGGGGATSYLYNALVHEQKIASWVGVAYDPDSRGPSVFLVAAQPTPGNKIKTLERAIDTVLSDFLSGVLTEKDVSDAKRRMLAGLDYEKDPAFAGAREIGSVLAMGLTIDDVEMWPDRIKAVTLKQVQQVAQEILKNPQHVTAILLPTKKVQ
- the lspA gene encoding signal peptidase II, whose translation is MKPPRLGLIIAFVILIMDQVTKWLVLDALSDLKRVVIVPGFFDFSLAWNRGVSFSMFSSSAEFMPWVLSGIAILIVLGLLWWLAKVDTLMVSCGIGMIIGGAVGNLIDRLRFGAVVDFLDFYLVGYHWPTFNIADCAVTVGVGLILLDSWLMSKQSA